In Amphiura filiformis chromosome 1, Afil_fr2py, whole genome shotgun sequence, the following are encoded in one genomic region:
- the LOC140162343 gene encoding uncharacterized protein: protein MGIMQKLNPIWKSKEISTITKLELYKVLVLSIGTYASEAWTIKKRDEQRLLVFEMACLRKILGVTRRDRIRNTSIRDTLDYQCTVMNKIRAKQLSYYGHVKRMPPSRYPKIVLEGTIPGKRPKGRPPIRWMDNIKANCSAVGIQSVVEAGRMANNRAEWRSIVARQLSPGPTCVMGGKL, encoded by the coding sequence ATGGGCATCATGCAAAAACTCAACCCCATCTGGAAATCCAAAGAAATATCCACCATAACAAAATtagaattgtacaaagtactgGTGCTTTCTATAGGAACCTATGCCTCTGAAGCTTGGACAATCAAAAAACGTGATGAGCAGCGACTTTTGGTATTTGAAATGGCTTGTCTCAGAAAAATCCTGGGTGTTACTAGAAGAGACAGGATTAGGAACACCTCAATCAGAGACACCCTTGATTACCAGTGCACTGTAATGAACAAGATCCGTGCAAAACAGCTGTCCTACTAtggccatgtgaaaagaatgCCTCCATCCAGATACCCAAAAATCGTATTAGAAGGAACGATCCCAGGGAAACGACCTAAAGGAAGACCCCCAATTCGCTGGATGgacaacatcaaagcaaactgcagTGCAGTGGGAATCCAATCCGTAGTAGAAGCCGGTCGGATGGCAAACAACAGAGCTGAGTGGCGAAGCATAGTGGCTAGGCAGCTATCTCCAGGACCTACCTGTGTCATGGGAGGAAAGCTTTAA